The proteins below are encoded in one region of uncultured Desulfovibrio sp.:
- a CDS encoding Rha family transcriptional regulator, whose protein sequence is MSQAQLIPEVFSPSVSLHSGRPATTSLEVAKFFGKRHDHVLRDVDALLSQLPENSLQPNFGETYQEQETPLGVKQVRMFILYRDGFMLLVMGYTGKKALAMKLAYIEAFNRMEEELARQKEATHNITQDIVDFPGSLSLTPSSAADRKPLRALVGSWARLSSAPFDACWNQLKAAFQLTNIKDLPQEWIPDAIAWVQKRIDALPPALPPQPERLPLYRNGCFYPPHRNPNHVPGPQEAALLALWQDWSRREAVLRQEFSAMLRELDARRGDLFSYAVSDLGRNADTTFSSQCLLDSLFQSRTEAEQCFRQALDNASQHLRLSLNIAVALGR, encoded by the coding sequence ATGTCACAGGCCCAGCTCATTCCCGAAGTATTTTCTCCGTCCGTATCTCTCCACTCCGGCCGCCCGGCTACCACGTCGCTTGAGGTCGCAAAGTTCTTCGGCAAGCGCCACGACCACGTTTTGCGCGACGTGGACGCGCTTTTGTCGCAACTGCCTGAAAACTCCTTACAACCCAATTTTGGGGAGACGTATCAGGAGCAAGAAACGCCCCTTGGCGTGAAGCAGGTTCGCATGTTCATCCTCTACCGTGACGGCTTCATGCTGCTGGTCATGGGCTACACCGGCAAGAAGGCCCTAGCCATGAAGCTGGCCTACATCGAAGCCTTCAACCGCATGGAAGAAGAACTGGCCCGCCAGAAGGAAGCAACGCATAACATCACGCAGGACATCGTGGACTTCCCCGGCTCCCTTTCCCTCACGCCGTCCAGCGCTGCCGACCGCAAGCCTCTGCGGGCGCTGGTAGGTTCGTGGGCCAGGCTGTCCAGCGCCCCCTTTGATGCCTGCTGGAACCAGCTCAAGGCCGCCTTCCAGCTCACCAATATCAAGGACCTGCCGCAGGAATGGATACCGGACGCCATCGCCTGGGTGCAAAAGCGCATTGACGCACTGCCTCCGGCCCTGCCGCCACAGCCGGAGCGCCTGCCTCTGTACCGTAACGGCTGCTTCTATCCGCCACACCGCAACCCAAACCACGTTCCCGGCCCGCAGGAGGCCGCACTGCTGGCGCTGTGGCAGGACTGGAGCCGGCGTGAGGCCGTCCTCCGGCAGGAGTTCTCCGCCATGCTGCGGGAACTGGACGCCCGCCGCGGCGACCTGTTCAGCTACGCCGTGTCTGACCTGGGCCGTAATGCCGATACCACGTTCAGCTCGCAGTGCCTGTTGGACAGCCTGTTCCAAAGCCGCACGGAAGCCGAGCAGTGCTTCCGTCAGGCATTGGATAACGCCAGCCAGCACCTGCGCCTGAGCCTCAACATAGCCGTGGCCCTGGGAAGGTAA
- the hxsC gene encoding His-Xaa-Ser system radical SAM maturase HxsC, producing the protein MICISGKASRTFQPIIGMVAKSHRPIFARKNIILVTDQLDRLSVGYKACISSGKKGYFFHPDHIYDCQDIEILHDGDIVRIDANGCVSVLWEINSHQNAFMLTEACNCKCIMCPQPPRRHSPQLLREAQHTLNLLKNKNIKQICITGGEPTLLGDNFIDFLHRCIHTHPTANIDILTNGRTFSDRAFTHDVAQVATNNVCFCVSLHADIDTLHDNIVGANGSFSETSLGLYNLAEHGCKIEIRHVINKYNYKRLYNFAEHIYNYFPFCSHYAFMGMELYGNAASNQKTINISPLDYSEELYDAILYLKRRRLPISIYNIPLCLCKKEVREFTRQSISSWKNSYLKECDNCDLKKYCAGFFSTSVSLPINHIKAIKGTL; encoded by the coding sequence ATGATATGTATTAGTGGAAAAGCTTCTCGTACTTTTCAGCCAATTATAGGGATGGTAGCCAAAAGCCATCGTCCTATTTTTGCTCGAAAAAATATAATACTTGTAACAGATCAATTAGACAGATTAAGTGTTGGCTATAAGGCTTGCATATCTTCGGGCAAGAAAGGATATTTTTTCCATCCTGATCATATTTATGATTGCCAAGATATAGAAATTCTTCATGACGGTGATATTGTACGTATAGATGCAAATGGATGTGTCTCCGTTCTCTGGGAGATAAACTCACATCAAAATGCATTCATGCTTACAGAGGCATGTAATTGTAAATGCATAATGTGCCCACAACCTCCGCGCCGTCACTCTCCTCAACTTTTACGAGAAGCACAGCATACTCTTAATTTATTAAAAAATAAAAACATTAAGCAAATATGTATAACAGGGGGGGAGCCGACTTTACTAGGAGATAATTTTATAGATTTCCTCCATCGCTGTATCCATACACATCCTACAGCAAATATTGACATTCTCACAAATGGAAGAACCTTTAGCGATAGAGCATTTACTCATGATGTAGCTCAAGTTGCAACTAACAATGTTTGTTTTTGTGTTTCACTACATGCTGATATCGACACATTACATGACAACATAGTTGGGGCTAATGGAAGTTTTTCAGAAACATCTCTCGGTTTATATAATTTAGCTGAGCATGGATGCAAAATAGAAATACGCCACGTTATCAATAAATATAATTACAAAAGACTATACAATTTCGCAGAACATATATATAATTATTTTCCATTTTGTAGTCACTATGCTTTTATGGGGATGGAGCTATATGGAAATGCCGCATCTAATCAAAAAACAATTAATATATCCCCCTTAGATTATAGCGAAGAATTATACGATGCAATTCTATACTTAAAACGACGCAGACTTCCCATCTCTATATACAACATACCGCTTTGCTTATGCAAGAAAGAAGTACGAGAGTTCACTCGTCAATCAATATCAAGTTGGAAAAACTCATATCTCAAAGAGTGTGATAACTGCGATTTAAAAAAATACTGCGCAGGATTTTTTTCAACTTCAGTATCATTGCCCATTAACCATATAAAAGCAATAAAGGGAACGTTATGA
- the hxsB gene encoding His-Xaa-Ser system radical SAM maturase HxsB, whose product MLSYRILPFQFKHLFDDTVLLVNECGDFTFLKNDIFDKFVRHTLSDQDENFLRLKSHLFVAQDEIESSLQKISARYRTKKSFLRDFTTLHMMVITLRCNQRCEYCQVSCAEEDAQNYDMKIDVARHIVDTIFSAPTNNPKIEFQGGEPLLNWPVIKDVVFYAEKIAKEKEKKVEFVICTNLTLITEEQLYFCRDHGIAISTSLDGPEYLHDACRKTKAGGGTYNLFLEKLALSRSILGHDGVDALMTTSSVSLEHLKDIVEEYIRQGMSGIFIRSLNPYGFAAEQSEKLGYSAKEFADKYLNILDFIIDINKKIFFPEHFATLLLSRILTPFSTGFVDLQSPSGAGISGVIYDYDGSVFPADEARMLARMGDRHFCLGNVLTNTYHDIFAGSKLRELTRQSCIEVTPPCSWCVYQAYCGTDPIRNYLESGQELRIMENTPFCIKHRHIFDGIFKRLYHASEETKDILWSWVTNNPGLVQRHDMY is encoded by the coding sequence GTGCTTAGTTATAGAATTTTACCATTTCAATTTAAGCATCTTTTTGATGATACTGTACTTCTCGTAAACGAATGTGGCGATTTCACTTTTCTTAAAAATGATATATTTGATAAATTTGTTAGACACACACTCTCAGATCAAGACGAAAATTTTTTGAGATTAAAGTCTCATTTATTTGTCGCTCAAGATGAGATTGAATCATCTCTACAAAAAATTTCAGCTAGATATAGAACAAAAAAATCTTTTTTGCGTGACTTTACAACGCTTCATATGATGGTAATTACTCTGCGCTGCAATCAGCGATGCGAATATTGCCAAGTGTCATGTGCTGAAGAAGACGCACAAAACTATGACATGAAGATAGATGTGGCACGCCATATCGTAGATACAATTTTTTCTGCACCAACAAATAATCCCAAAATTGAATTTCAAGGTGGAGAACCATTATTAAATTGGCCTGTCATTAAAGATGTTGTTTTCTATGCTGAAAAGATTGCTAAAGAAAAAGAAAAAAAAGTCGAATTTGTTATTTGTACAAATCTCACACTTATCACTGAAGAACAACTCTATTTTTGCAGAGATCATGGCATAGCAATATCAACATCACTTGACGGCCCTGAGTATCTCCATGATGCATGCCGCAAAACAAAAGCTGGAGGAGGTACCTACAATTTATTTTTAGAAAAACTAGCCCTATCACGTAGTATACTTGGCCATGATGGTGTCGATGCACTCATGACAACATCTTCTGTTTCTCTTGAACACCTTAAGGATATAGTTGAAGAATATATTAGACAAGGCATGAGTGGCATATTTATTCGGTCACTCAATCCGTATGGATTTGCAGCCGAACAATCTGAAAAACTTGGCTACTCTGCAAAAGAATTTGCTGATAAATATTTAAATATATTGGATTTTATTATTGATATTAACAAAAAAATATTTTTTCCTGAGCACTTTGCAACTCTCCTACTTTCACGAATACTAACACCGTTCTCAACAGGCTTCGTTGACTTGCAGTCTCCATCAGGAGCGGGGATCAGTGGCGTAATCTATGACTATGATGGTTCTGTCTTTCCAGCAGATGAAGCTCGAATGCTTGCTAGAATGGGAGATAGGCATTTCTGCCTTGGAAATGTCTTAACGAACACATATCATGATATTTTTGCAGGAAGTAAGCTTAGAGAACTAACCAGGCAATCATGCATTGAAGTAACCCCACCATGTTCTTGGTGTGTGTACCAAGCATATTGTGGAACAGACCCCATACGGAACTATCTTGAAAGTGGACAAGAATTGAGAATTATGGAAAATACGCCTTTCTGCATTAAGCATAGACACATCTTTGATGGAATTTTTAAGAGACTATACCATGCAAGTGAAGAAACAAAAGATATTCTTTGGAGTTGGGTAACCAACAACCCTGGGCTGGTGCAACGTCATGATATGTATTAG
- a CDS encoding endonuclease, with the protein MYRHFRQITSALAAAQIFTFLCIGVTFATGNETNDSFAKAKKMLERQVYFDNRVTIYCGYPFDEEKNIDLPDGFMTKKHQKRANKMEWEHAVPAENFGQAFSEWRDGHPKCVSKGKSFKGRKCAEKVNIQYRHMQADMYNLFPAVGSVNGVRANKRYSELPSAKVAFGTCEAKVDGSRFEPPARAKGQVARAALYMADSYDEYRLSRQQEQLFNAWNKMYPVDQWECTRAKRIEKLQGNENRFVKEPCQQAGLW; encoded by the coding sequence ATGTACCGACACTTCCGCCAGATCACCTCTGCCTTGGCCGCTGCTCAAATCTTCACCTTCTTGTGCATAGGTGTCACCTTCGCCACCGGCAATGAAACAAACGACAGCTTCGCCAAAGCGAAAAAAATGCTGGAGCGTCAGGTGTACTTCGACAATAGGGTTACGATTTACTGCGGATATCCGTTTGACGAAGAAAAGAACATCGATCTACCTGATGGATTCATGACAAAAAAACACCAGAAGCGTGCCAATAAAATGGAGTGGGAACATGCCGTACCTGCGGAAAACTTCGGACAAGCCTTCAGTGAGTGGAGAGATGGACATCCGAAGTGTGTGAGCAAAGGGAAATCATTCAAAGGGCGTAAGTGTGCCGAAAAGGTAAACATACAATATCGCCATATGCAGGCTGATATGTACAACCTCTTTCCGGCGGTTGGATCCGTTAACGGGGTTCGCGCCAATAAGCGATACTCAGAACTGCCTTCGGCCAAGGTAGCCTTTGGTACTTGCGAAGCTAAGGTGGATGGAAGTCGCTTCGAGCCTCCAGCACGTGCCAAGGGACAAGTAGCTCGCGCTGCTCTTTACATGGCTGATAGCTATGACGAGTATCGCCTCAGCCGCCAACAGGAGCAGCTCTTCAACGCTTGGAATAAGATGTATCCAGTGGATCAGTGGGAATGCACCCGCGCTAAGCGTATTGAAAAACTTCAAGGGAACGAAAATCGATTCGTCAAGGAACCCTGCCAGCAGGCGGGACTTTGGTAA
- a CDS encoding Txe/YoeB family addiction module toxin, with amino-acid sequence MLLTWTPQAWEDYLYWQATDKRTVKRINELLRDALRNPFEGLGKPEPLRFDLAGCWSRRINQEDRLVYRLDEQGTALIVLQCRYHY; translated from the coding sequence ATGCTGCTGACCTGGACCCCCCAAGCGTGGGAAGATTATTTGTACTGGCAGGCGACTGACAAACGAACGGTGAAGCGCATCAATGAGCTGCTGCGGGATGCGCTCCGCAATCCGTTTGAAGGCTTGGGCAAGCCGGAGCCGCTTCGCTTTGACCTTGCTGGATGCTGGTCTCGTCGTATCAATCAGGAAGACCGCCTTGTGTATCGCCTCGACGAGCAGGGGACGGCCCTGATCGTTCTCCAGTGCCGCTACCACTACTGA
- a CDS encoding type II toxin-antitoxin system prevent-host-death family antitoxin gives MSQAITYTEARQNLAETMNRVCDHHEPVIITRQKSPSVVMMSLEDYNAIMETAYLLRSPANASRLREALHAADAGNTVQHDLED, from the coding sequence ATGTCGCAGGCCATCACCTACACCGAGGCACGGCAGAACCTTGCGGAAACCATGAACCGGGTCTGTGACCACCACGAACCCGTCATCATCACGCGCCAGAAGTCTCCCTCCGTCGTTATGATGTCCCTGGAGGACTACAACGCCATCATGGAGACAGCCTACCTGCTGCGCTCCCCAGCCAATGCGTCCCGGTTGCGGGAAGCATTGCACGCCGCTGACGCGGGCAATACGGTACAGCATGACCTTGAGGATTAG